The genomic DNA AGTGTCTCTGCCTACTTGACTGGTTCGTCTGAGCAGAAGATGTTGGAGCGGTCCATTTCAGCGACTCCATTTCCCACAAACACTTTCTTTCCCTTAAAGTCCTTGTTCCCCCGTGTGCACTTCCCCTCCAGGTCCGAGAACACAGACACAGCATCTCCTGTCTTCATGACTGAAACAGACAGAAAATGATCCGGCAACAGGTTTACGAGTCAATACTCTTTTTTTACAGTTCTAGCACAATCATCTGCAGTAAAGGCAACTAGTATCACAACATTGATATGTTACACCACGTCCTGTCTTCATGACTGAGACCAAAACACGCCGCTATTATTGTGCCTCCAGTCCAGGCCATAATGTTCATTCTCAAAACTATTGTTTCACTAGACTGCTGATAACATTTCTAACGCAGCCATCTGTTGAGAACGCAACTAGTATCCCTTCAAATGATTGAAGAAGAACTCAAGGGTCTACCAAATCGTTACGGTCAAAGGTTCCAATGGCAACTAAGGAAGTGAAGAAAAAGGGTGCCGGCTTGTAGTTGGAGTGCATGAAGTCCTCTTACACTTGGGTGTGGCGAGGATCCCTGGGGCGAAGACGTGCGCTCCCCTCAGAACAGCACTGCCACACTGAGCGCCTACTATGACCTCCGAGGTGAGCTGGACCACAGGCCTGAGCGCAAAGTAAAAGGGTGGTAAAAACACATTCACATGCCGCTTATTTGCTatggttacgtcccaaatggcaccctattccctatgtggtgcgccatagggaaaagggtgcaatttgggactcaGAATAACTATTTTTCTTTCACATGCAGGAGTGATGAGGTGAGGAACAGCGCTAATGATCAGAGGTACCACTTATATGCTAtccccacacacatacatatcAATAGTAGCAAAGGACAAATTCTTGGAAAGATTAAGAGCAGAAGAGAAAGTTGCCTTATGTCATTAATAGCAATTGTTGGTTTATGCATGGCTTTCTTTGTGTCTTTAAGTTCTGTCGTTGATTTGGTTACATAGGTGAATGTCAAACCCAATGCGCATAGTGTTTTTGCATAGCGAGTTCAATTAAGAAAATTGTTCATTCTACTGTAATTTTATGAAATCATGTGTAGTTGTGACCATGGTGGGAGTGATTTTGGAGAGGGTTTGGGATTTTTCTAAGCTCTGGTCCAGGAAGGCTCAGAGTCAGAAAGCTGCATGCAAAGTCCTGGACAAGAGCTTCGATTTTTACATCGGTAAAGAGTGCTTTTCCCTCTTACCTTTGTGGAGTGGAGTCTTACACTacacgaccaaaagtatgtggacaccagctcgtcgaacatctcattccaaaatcatgggcattaatacagagttggtccccccccttgctgctataacagcctccactcttctgggaaggctttccaatagaggttggaacattgctgcagggacttgcttcctctcggccacaagagcattagtgaggtcaggcactgatgttgggcgataaggcctggctcgcagttggcgttctaattcatcccaaaggtgttcgatggggttgaggtcttggctctgtgtaggccagtcaagttcttccacaccgatcctgacaaagcatttctgtatggacctcgctttgtgcacgggggcattgtcatgctgaaacaggaaatggccttccccaaactgttgccacaaagttggaagtacagaatcatctagaatgtcattgtatgctgcagcgttaagatttacagttggcactatgcattgggacaggtagcgttctcctggcatccgccaaaaccagatttgtctgtcggactgccagatgatgaagcgtgattcatcattccagagaacgtgtttcactgctccagagtccaatgatggtgagctttacaccactccagctgacgcttggcattgcgcacagTGATCTctggcttgtgtgcggctgctcggccatgaagctcccgacgaacagttctggtgctgacgttgcttccagaggcagtttggaactcggtgagtgttgcaactgaggacagacgatttttatgtgctacacacttcagcacacagtggtcctgttctgtgagcttgtgtggcctacaacttcgcagctgagccgttgttgctcctagacgttttcacttgacaataacagcacttacagttgaccggggcaactctagcatggcagaaatttgacaaactgacttgttggaaaggtggcatcctatgacggtgccacgttgaaagtcactgagcttttcagtaaggccattctactgccaatgtttgactctggagattgcatggctgtgttaaattttatacacctgtcagcaacggccgtggcttaaatagccaaatccacGAATTcaaagtggtgtccacatacttttgtatataaagctgtcatcaaggcaaagggtggctactttgaagaatctcaaatataaaatatattttgatttgtttaacagttaatacatgattccatatgtgttatatgtgttatttcataattttgatgtcttcactattattcaacaacgtagaaaatactcaaaataaagaaaaaacgtggaatgagtaggtgtgtccaaacttttgactggtactgtatatagtgtatttggcgGACATTTTGCAGGCATTCCTGACATACCTAGGCCCGATGACAGGAAGAAGCAGCACATCTGGAATGTGTGGGTGGGGGAGAATAATAACGGAAATGTCTTCAGACTGAGAGTCACACTTCTGCTGCTGCAAGAACAGAGGTAGCAGGGTTAGAAGAGCTCGCACTGAGGCGTCGACACACAGAAAACAGTGTTGAAAATCAtaaatgtatacacacacacagtcagacataaACGCTCTTACACAGCATACCCACCGGGACAAAAAATACCTTtagcaataaaaaaaaaagacaatttaaGTAGTTAAGTTTTCGGGCAAAACTGCGCCATAGACATGTCCACTATGGCTGTGTCCTGATTCTCCACCCTTTTCCTAAAGTGTGCATTTGCACCCTGTCATGtatttaaaagcattggattcGTGTAAGCATTGGCTGGAGGGAGTTTCCCTCATTGTTAAATCCAtgactgctgatgtaaaaagggttttataaatatatttgatttattgattgattgatgacggAGAGTGTTCAACtgtgcaagtgcacacttcgGTAGAAGGGAATAAACTCAGTCCATCTGTCTCTCACACTATAGCCTAGAAGGAACCTTGAACTTAAGCACATTTCAGTTAACGTCCTACAGTGAATCAATCCCACGAGCCAGCAACACAGAAAGCAGACTGCTCCCCACCTGTTTGAGTTCCTCCCCAAGCCTGTGTTGGATCTCCTCCAGGGAAGCCAGGTGAGTGCTGGCTCGTACACAGGTCAAGGCAGGCGGGTGGGACAGGCAGGACAGCAGCCTCTGGAacctctgttctgcctctccttGACTCACTGCAGCCAGCACCTACACCCAAACATAGGAAAGGGGGTGTCAGGTTCGAGTAGCTGAACATTACTTCTCTATTTCAACAGATCATTGATGGGTGACACTTTGAACTTCAGGGCCCATATTCatgaagcatctcagagtagaacTAGGATCAGGGCCTCCCTTTCAATAACATTTGGATTCATTATTatctaaaaggccaaactgatcctagatcagcaatgCTACGCTGAGAAGCAGGAGAAATACATGCCCAGATAGCTGTACATAAATAGATGAGATCTGATCAAGTGGGAGAAAAAGCTTAGGTGTCATTTAGGAACAATAAAGTTGCATCTAGTAGAAGTCAACCAACGTCTTGTTCGAACAAGAACATAAATGTAGTCACTATCAAAACAATGAACACAAACacattaattagtgtgtgtgtgtgtgctaggttCTTTTAGCAATGCGGGTGTATTTACatactaaaaaaatatatatttaacctttatttaactaggcaaatcagttaagaacaaattcttatttacaatgattgcctacccccccccccccccccccggccaaaccctcccataacccaggcgacgctgggccaattgtgcgccgccctatgggactcttgAACACGTCCgattgtgacacagcctgggaacgaaccacggtctgtagtgacgcctctagcagtgccttaaaccgctgcaccactcgggaggcaatTGCTTTAAATTGTACTGGGTTGCAAAAAAAACAGTCCGTGGGAAGCCAGAAAATAAATACAACTCCATTTCAACTTTCCTGCCGATGGGCAGGACAGTTGATCATTATGAGAGAAAATATCTAAAGGATCATATTATTAAACATACTTTCCAAACTTTGGTCTGTTATATACCCCACTTCCTCTCTGCTTGCCTCATGTCAAAACAAACGTCCCCCACAAGTTATTCCTTATTTGTCCACATATGCCGCATGtgcaggacttttattttgacatgagaggcagagaggagagaggaagtgagagaggggAAGTGGGTCTACAACAGACCCTGGCTTGGAAACTCTTTAATAACACAATTCTTTAGATatccctatgtgtgtgtgtgtgtagcaagtAAGGGAACCCCACCTCCTTGTTTATGAAGACATTCCTCAAGTAATCATGAACTTCTGGCTTCAATGCAATTCTTGGGAAAATTGACATTTCTTCTGGCATTGGTTATGGCAATTTGAAGATGGAAAGAAATACACCTATTTTGACCTGAGATGTAACCTAGGTTATTACATAAACAGAAATTAAAGTTATTGTTAATTACTGCATCCATTCCCTTGAAATGGTCAATATCTGACCATTTTAACCGGAGACCTGGGAGCGAAAAGGCTAGTAGTATTGTAGGTGATATGAAGACATCAAACGCATAAGCTTCCTTGCGATTCCATTATCTAGCATGTTCCTCGCATGAAGTATTGATTCAAAGTACTTTTGTGTGCAAATTCTAAGCGAAAAGCGTTTTACAAGTCAGCTTTGAATCAGTTTCCATGCTACTCACGTTACATTTTTGGGTGAAGGATCTTCGTAGGGTATTTCCTTATACGTCATAAACATGTCTGTATTGTAATGTTGGGAGTTGTAGTTCTTTTGAGGCAATCTAATTGGAGTCGTTTTCTCGTTCTTTAGATACTGTTCTGCATGTTGTTCTATATCCATGTTGCTAttgacacacacacttcagttcaGTGATAATTCAGAGATTTTGTATATATGTTTTGAGTTTATGTACATTAATCAAACATTAATCAACTCACATGTGATAGTCATTTACAGATTATTATTACCTACTCATAAATAGTATCTATAAAATGAGACATCTAAAACTACACCAGACAGGGATGCTtcattgtttttttacattttcttgaGGACACCATTTTTCAGCTCTAATTTACTTCACTTAGACTAAGATTAATACTAAGATTACAATCCTAACTACATCCAGGACACTGATGTGAAATGTGTTTTCAATCGTATTACattttaaggggggggggggcaaaactGTTGTTTCTGCTCAGAACTGTCATTGGCATTCCTGTGTcagctgatttaaaaaatatatatatatttaacctttatttaactaggcaagtcagttaagaacaaaatcttattttcaatgacggccaaacccggacgacactgggccaattgtgcgccaccctatgggactcccaatcacggccagatgtgatacagcctggaatctatccatggactgtagtgatgcctcttacactgtgatgcagtgccttagaccgctgcgccactcgggagacacTGAAAGGTGAAAGTAATATGCTGTAAAGGGGTCGATTGGAATTCACTCCCCTCGAGTACTATCTCTCTTCAAGCCCTTGCAGCAGAGGAGGTCAGACCTGGTCTCAGCGGTGTCTTTCTGAAGGTCTCTTCCTGTTGGAGTTTCCTTCCAGTTCGGCTGTTGTTCTCTTCAAGCTCAGTACTAGAACAGTGGTAGCTGGCTCAGTGCAGTCTAGGGGAACATAACATTGTTATTCTATGGGGAGTTTCTGTATCCTCCCTTTGTCAACATCAGCTCAAAGGCGAAGGTAAGATGTTGTACAGGGGTTGAATAAAAACCATATTTTCTCTCATCAGAGTAGCAAAATCTCTAAGCATTATCCCTGTTACAATCTCTCTTCAAGCCCTTGCAGCACAAAAGGAGGGTAAGAACTCAGCGTTGTTTTGAAGGTCCTATCTACAATTGGAGTGTCCCTTCATGTTCTGCAAAATTGTTCCCTGGAGAGCTGCTTTGAATTTCAGTCCTCATTCCCAGTTGGTTGTGCAGATCAAATGTGATATCAGGTGATTTTTGGTGtcctcttcttccttcttcttTTTCGATGCTGTCTTTGGCTAATTCCATTGGAGGAGGGTTTGGTTTTGAACATTAAAGAATTTTAAGACCCAATTGTCCAGTTAAGTACCATAAAAGGGGATGTTGTTTTGGTACCAACAGCTACTAATTCCAAATTACCAAAATCTCTCCCCACTCCAATCATGTTCCCACCCTTACCCTCCTCAATTTGCTTACATTGCTATAGAACCTGCAAAAAAAACGAGAGTAACAAACAAGAGCTGTCAGTTACAGAATGGATCAGATTTTGTAAAAGATCTGATAGGTATGACATAAAGTATGCAATATGACATTGTTTGATGACACAGTAATAAATGTATTTCATATCagcatttcttatggcatttgcaACGGACACGGACTTAGGGGCGAGCCCGGTCCGACAGCCAGTCGTGCAGGAGGATCTGCTCCAGAACGGGCCTCTTCAGAGGGTCTTGCTTGAGGCACCAGCGGACCAGGTCTCTGCATTCTATGGAACAATAGGATTAGATAGAGTCACAAATGGTATCTTGTTACAGTAGAAAAAAGTATACAGAGAGAACAAACTTGTTGCAAACTTCAGTTTAAACTCTGTTAATCATGTATCCTACCCTAAACCATTTTTTTTATGCAAAATAGTTCaattctgtgtttctactgtgtcgTCATCGCTTTGGATAGTGTGTAGATAAAGCACTGGTAATTGGACCCGTACCAAAttgcaccctactccctaaacacGCCTACTCTCCTCCCAGCTGCAACTATATACCTTTGGAGATCCCTCTCTTGAAGCGCAGGCGTCCTCGGATGATTTCGGCCTCCTTCCTGAAGGGCAGGTCACCGTTGACCAGGCCAAACAGAAGCACACCCAGGGACCAGATAGTGGCTTTCCGCCCCTGGTACTTTCCATCCAGAACCCACTCAGGGGGGGAGAACTCTGTAGTGCCTGagacagatgggggggggggggggggggggggggtgttacatTCCTTTGCCTGAAGCTCACAACACCAATGCTATTCAGTCTTCGTCTCTTCTCACCAGCAAAGTCCCTGAAGAGTTTCTCCCTCAGCAGATCCCCGCAGCCGAAGTCGATGAGCTTGACGTTCAGAGTGTCCGTCTGCACCAGCAGGTTCTCCACTTTGATGTCGCGGTGGATGACGCCGCGGTCGCGGCAGTGCCGTACCGCCAGAACCACCTGGAGCATGATGACCCTCGCCATGGCCTCGTTGAGCTTCCCACCCATCGTCTCACAGTAGTCGTACAGGTCCATGCAGGAGGTGGGACGCTCCAGGACCAGGATGAACTTCCTTGGCTGCTCGAACCAATCCACCAGCTCCAGCACGTGTTCACAGACAGGGGGCCGCGACACGATCTGCATCAGGGCGACCTCCAGGGGCAGCCTGTGCGTTGTTCCAGGCTAAACGGGGGAAGGTTGATTAACAACCGTTTCATGCATTGGGAGTGCACAGTGGGCTGTTATATTGGTCTGACTGTACATACAATTATTAGGTAGGCTAGCACTCCGATGTGACTGTTTTTGTGGTTTGTTGGGTAGGCTCGTACACATTTATCAGACTGTACTTACAATTGTGAGGTAGTACTCTGATACACCCTTAGGAATGTACTTAATAGCGACCTGAGTGACAGAGAAGGGAGAAGCACGTTGTGAATAAACAACATAATTGTGGTAATGTCTTGTGCTGTGGATGGACAGATctaaagagggaggaaagagatggagggatgattaCTTCTCTCCCATCTTCCTTTCGTGTTCCCTCATAGACGGACCCACAGCCTCCTTGTCCCAGCAACTTGCCCACGTTATAGAGCGAGGTGAAACTGGCTGCAACACAAATGTCACAGTTAAGGACACGGCCCAGTCCCTCCCCTAACCACACACTGATTACCAGGCTATTCAATGTCTAACAGGCTTCATTGAGGACAATAACCAGATCTAGAAGAGCACAAACAGAGCAATAAAACTAATCAGACAGGGGGCTTTATTGTACACTTGACTTACTGTAAGTCAGCCCTGTAGGCCTTTAGGTATTTGCATTTTACAACAATTGGCCACAGTTGAATTATCTCATTGAAACACTCTGTGGTGTCTGGTCACTCAAACCTAAGGCAAATTATAACCGATGTGTCTGACCTCTGCGTGGTGGGTTGCGCCGGACTTTGGTCTTGTGTTTATCACAGACTTCTGAACCTTTAGAGTCAGTTCTCTCGCTGCTGGTGGATGCATCTGTTGATGTGGAGGAGCCAAAGGAGCTGTATGACCCGGATGCCATGGTGACCTTGATCTTCTTAGCAGCCCTAAGGTCGTCTGAATCCAGATCTTGGAAAAAAGTCATCCTTTTCCTCTTTGATCCCATGTCGCATTGGGTTCCCTTGTCCTCCATCTTGGGGGTTGGTAGGCCCTTTTTCCTTGGCATCTTTGAAATTGCCCTGGTCTCCATAGGAGTGGGCCAGTCAGGGTCAGCCTCACTCTCAATCTGCAGTTTCTGGAGAGTGCTCTGTGTCAATTGAGGACAAGGGAGCACCAAGGAAACCATTTTGGTTATGGCCTGCTGGCTGGACCGTTTTTTGGTTGGGCGTTTGCCCCTGTCCACATTGAACCTGCTCTTCCTCTTCATTCTCAGCCCCTTGTTCTGAAACAGTCAGACAGTCCTAACATTTTATTTTGGGATGTTTGTGATAACCTTTATGAGAAAATAGTGTGATTTGCAAGTGCACCAATAAGCCACCTTGCCATTGTAATAGATATATATAAGCCCTGTCCAGAACAGAGACAAACCAAGAGCCACTAGGCCCCATAAAATTGTGTAGGTCTGAAAGGATTTGATTGCTTAAGCAATATGGTGAAAACAATTATATTCAGCCTATTCTAGGGTAAAACAAACCAATTGAAAGAAAGTTCAAGCTCATACTTGAACTTTGATACTATTTTTCACATTTTGCAGTCGTTTTTGGGACATGCTGTTGACATCGAAGACACCATTTACACACTTTTTTCTCACCATAACCTATTCTGTTGAATTCAGTCCTGGGTTCAAATGCTATtttaaatctttcaaatactttgcaAAGTAACACTGAACACCACTCTCTGAGccatatgcacaaaaaatatatataattcacACATGTTTAATACACACATGAAGTAGGACAGATGTAAACACCCAcctatttattattattactatgacTGTTTGCTTTAGCCTACCTCAACCCAGTTCTGGTTGGATTATCATTGAAGTCAATCAAATGTAGAACCTACCAGGAGTGTGAATATAGAAAGTTGTTCCGGTGAGGTGGTGGACCCGTTTGATTGATTTGTCCATCAaaatgtctatatatatatatatatatatatacatatatatgtcaGACATGATGTCATCTGGCACAACTTTGTCACACAGTTGATGTCACAATAGCTCACTCTTAACAACAACGCGGCCAGTCCCGGCGACAGTAACCCCCACGCttgttgttaaaaaaaaatactcctgaatatataaataaacattttattcaggtttttttaaatgaaaaataaTCCTGTAAATTTTCAACCAATTATTGAGCCCCTGGCGTCAACGTCATCAATTGTAACCTGACACTTAGGCCGGGGGTGGCATTTGAAATACACTGCATCTGGGTTTACACGAACAGTCAATTTGAAGAGGCTAGAACACACAGCCAGATCTCGGATTAAGGAAAACTTCGTGTATATAAGGTTCTCGCTGtagagttggctagctagcagctGGAAACGAGTCGACTTGAAGTGGTTAATGTTAAAcccttagctagctaacttagctcaCGTAAACAGAATTCCAAAGGCACCATCAGGAAAGAGTGTTGTGTCAACGTATTTGGCCATAACGGATAGTAGTGACTCTGTTGatgctagttaacgttagctcaTATACAAAATAACTGAGTCTGGTACCTCGGATAGTAAAGaaaggtagctagttagctaatcaTTTCTCAACTAGAGTTTTGTTGTGGAGCTAGCGAGTTAATTTACGTGGCTTGTTGTGGACCTGATTATTCATTTCAGAACTACTAACGGGGGCTTGTTGTGCCAGCTAACGACGTTAGTTAGCCCTGGATACGTCGACTGTCCACTCTTTGCAGTTTAAACCACTAACGACATGGGTCTTATATTTGCCAAACTGTGGAGTTTCTTTTGCAATCAAGGTGAGTACTTATCTACCAGCTAACATTTTTAGCTTGCTAGTAGCTAACTAGTACGTTAGCTAGTATACACACAATAATATGGGGCCTTCATCAGTaacgttagttagttagttggctagctaacgtttTTGGTTGCCAGCTGTTCTTCGTCCGGATGTGTAGTTAACGTTATTCCTTGACAATGGCTGCATGCAAAACAACACATAGTAGTGGTCTAGTTAGTTGGCTAACTATTTATTTATTGTAGCTCAATGTTAGGGAGTTACCGTCGGCAACATAATATAATGGTGGTAGAGGTTCACAGAATCAGCCAGCTAAGGATACTGTTAGATGTAACGGTAACACTCAAATAGCCACATGTTTGAGAGGAATAATGTGCAGTCTGTGGTCCAATTTCGGACTTGCTGTttaggctactgtttctgttgACTTTGAGAAATGGACACACGGGACAAGGATGTGGAAGGATGTGGAAGTCGGTTTGGAGTTTTATAGGGCTAAATGGATAACAAAGACGTGTTGTAATGGCCCTTTCCTGTCTTTTCAATCCTGCAGAGAAAGAACACGTCAATATAATGGAATTGGGCagagcctttaaaaaaaaatttaactaggcaagtcttttaagaacaaatgtttatttacaatgacggcctaggaacagtgggttaactgccttgtttagaaacagaacgacagatttataccgtgtctgctcggggattcgatctagcaacctttcagttactggccaaatgctctaacctctaggttacctccctcccccttaaacctggtcccatatctgtttgtgctcttcCCAACTACATTtctcattgtcaagccaaacatgaCAATGAGGGACAAGGAGTTGGCctgatg from Oncorhynchus clarkii lewisi isolate Uvic-CL-2024 chromosome 15, UVic_Ocla_1.0, whole genome shotgun sequence includes the following:
- the LOC139366834 gene encoding serine/threonine-protein kinase pim-3-like codes for the protein MSQKRLQNVKNSIKVQNKGLRMKRKSRFNVDRGKRPTKKRSSQQAITKMVSLVLPCPQLTQSTLQKLQIESEADPDWPTPMETRAISKMPRKKGLPTPKMEDKGTQCDMGSKRKRMTFFQDLDSDDLRAAKKIKVTMASGSYSSFGSSTSTDASTSSERTDSKGSEVCDKHKTKVRRNPPRRASFTSLYNVGKLLGQGGCGSVYEGTRKEDGREVAIKYIPKGVSEYYLTIPGTTHRLPLEVALMQIVSRPPVCEHVLELVDWFEQPRKFILVLERPTSCMDLYDYCETMGGKLNEAMARVIMLQVVLAVRHCRDRGVIHRDIKVENLLVQTDTLNVKLIDFGCGDLLREKLFRDFAGTTEFSPPEWVLDGKYQGRKATIWSLGVLLFGLVNGDLPFRKEAEIIRGRLRFKRGISKECRDLVRWCLKQDPLKRPVLEQILLHDWLSDRARP